One part of the Vicia villosa cultivar HV-30 ecotype Madison, WI linkage group LG6, Vvil1.0, whole genome shotgun sequence genome encodes these proteins:
- the LOC131609669 gene encoding F-box/kelch-repeat protein At3g23880-like — protein sequence MAKKSDGLPLELIIEILLRLPVKTLLRCKCVCKSWLSLISDPKFATSHFQLAASPTTHGLVFLKTYSPNDPKALIVDFDASLTDDSSYAPLTHHFRPPRICPGTEIRGSCRGFIFLHTYSDFYLWNPSTGVHKKIPASKLRLYNHLYGFAYDHSTDDYLIVLLSCKAAPYTNLEIFSLRANKWKQIEVDSHFTYLSTTTYDDVGLFLNDAIHWVVFNFEIREVIIAFDIKERKMSEIALPYDDGASNDDGPDNYGLSVLGGLICASIVEKRTVKIYVMQNYAVHSSWTKILEFSVDPVMLHSLSIKFITKSGDMIGTDGRGRLMKFNDKGQLLEHHSCGKGIDTERFIRSQMVVYTDSLLSLPCGAEEA from the coding sequence ATGGCGAAGAAGAGCGATGGTCTGCCCCTGGAACTCATAATTGAAATCCTGCTGAGGTTGCCGGTGAAGACTCTATTACGATGCAAATGCGTCTGTAAGTCATGGCTCTCTCTTATTTCTGATCCCAAATTTGCAACTTCACATTTTCAACTTGCTGCCTCACCCACAACACATGGCCTTGTCTTTTTAAAAACATATTCTCCCAATGATCCTAAAGCCCTAATTGTTGATTTTGATGCATCGCTTACCGATGATTCATCATATGCTCCACTAACCCATCATTTTCGGCCTCCCCGTATTTGTCCTGGAACTGAAATTAGAGGTTCCTGTAGAGGCTTTATATTTTTGCACACTTACTCAGACTTTTACCTATGGAATCCATCCACTGGTGTCCACAAAAAAATACCGGCCTCCAAACTCCGTCTTTACAATCATCTATACGGTTTTGCTTATGATCATTCAACTGATGATTATTTGATAGTTTTGCTGTCTTGCAAAGCTGCTCCTTATACTAACTTGGAGATTTTCTCATTGAGAGCTAATAAGTGGAAACAGATTGAGGTTGATTCTCATTTTACTTATCTTAGTACGACCACATATGACGATGTTGGGTTGTTCTTGAATGATGCTATTCATTGGGTGGTTTTTAATTTTGAGATAAGAGAGGTTATTATTGCCTTTGATATTAAGGAAAGGAAAATGTCAGAGATAGCTCTGCCATATGATGATGGTGCTTCAAATGATGATGGTCCTGACAACTACGGTTTGTCAGTACTTGGTGGGCTCATCTGTGCATCGATTGTGGAGAAGCGTACAGTTAAGATATATGTGATGCAAAATTATGCTGTGCATTCATCTTGGACTAAGATTCTTGAATTTTCTGTCGATCCTGTTATGCTCCATTCTTTGTCCATAAAGTTCATTACAAAATCTGGTGATATGATTGGAACAGACGGTAGAGGTAGATTGATGAAGTTTAATGACAAAGGACAGCTGCTAGAGCATCACTCCTGTGGTAAGGGAATCGACACAGAAAGATTCATAAGATCCCAAATGGTTGTGTATACAGACTCTCTGCTATCACTCCCTTGTGGCGCTGAGGAGGCTTAA